The Lynx canadensis isolate LIC74 chromosome D1, mLynCan4.pri.v2, whole genome shotgun sequence genome has a segment encoding these proteins:
- the CNTF gene encoding ciliary neurotrophic factor: MAFAEHSSLTPHRRDLCSRSIWLARKIRSDLTALMESYMKHQGLNENINLDSVDGVPMASTDRWSELTEAERLQDNLQAYRAFHVMLARLLEDQQVHFTPAEGDFHQAIHTLLLQVAAFAYQLEELMMLLEHKIPPNEADGMPTVVGDGGLFEKKLWGLKVLRELSQWTVRSIRDLRVISSHQTGIPAHGSHYITNDKKI, from the exons ATGGCTTTCGCAGAGCACTCATCGCTGACCCCTCACCGCCGGGACCTCTGTAGCCGCTCTATCTGGCTAGCGAGGAAGATTCGTTCAGATCTGACTGCTCTTATGGAATCTTAT ATGAAGCATCAGGGCCTGAACGAGAACATAAACCTGGACTCTGTGGATGGTGTGCCAATGGCAAGCACTGATCGATGGAGTGAGCTGACTGAGGCAGAACGACTCCAAGACAACCTCCAAGCTTATCGTGCCTTCCATGTTATGTTGGCCAGGCTTTTAGAAGACCAACAGGTACATTTTACTCCAGCTGAAGGGGACTTCCATCAAGCAATACATACCCTTCTACTCCAAGTTGCTGCCTTTGCTTACCAACTGGAGGAATTAATGATGCTCCTGGAACACAAGATCCCCCCCAATGAGGCTGATGGGATGCCTACCGTTGTTGGAGATGGTGGTCTCTTTGAGAAGAAGCTGTGGGGCCTGAAGGTGTTGCGAGAGCTTTCACAGTGGACAGTTAGATCCATTCGTGACCTTCGAGTCATTTCTTCTCATCAGACTGGGATTCCAGCACACGGGAGCCATTATAttacaaatgacaagaaaatctag